A stretch of the Notamacropus eugenii isolate mMacEug1 chromosome 2, mMacEug1.pri_v2, whole genome shotgun sequence genome encodes the following:
- the TRIM39 gene encoding E3 ubiquitin-protein ligase TRIM39 isoform X2 translates to MPTWGEKEGGAAKDGRLHWVEDCKLLEGKTASGPHSVNLPELHTQGTLSTSSQLNYPREWKQTVEKLQKCLEPLEQKLQEITQCKSSEEKKPGELKRRVESRRQQIAGEFEELHRRLEEEQQLLLSRLEEEEQDILQRLRENAAQLGEQRRDLARLAAEIEGKCLQSGFEMLKDVKSTLEKCEKVKTMEVTSVSIELEKNFSSFPRQYFALRKILKQLMADVILDPETAHPNLVLSEDRKSVKFVETRLRDLPDTPRRFTFYPCVLATEGFTSGRHYWEVEVGDKTHWAVGVCQDSVSRKGELTPLPETGYWRVRLWNGDKYAATTSPFTPLCIKVKPKRVGVFLDYEAGTLSFYNVTDRSHIYTFTDTFTEKLWPLFYPGIRAGRKNAAPLTIRPPTDWE, encoded by the exons ATGCCGACgtggggagaaaaagagggaggagcaGCAAAGGATGGGAGACTCCATTGGGTAgaggattgtaagctccttgagggcaagactgCATCTGGTCCACATTCTGTAAACCTCCCAGAGCTACACACACAGGGGACGCTCAGTACGTCCAGTCAACTCAATTATCCACGCGAATGGAAGCAAACAGTG GAGAAGCTGCAAAAGTGTCTGGAGCCCCTGGAGCAGAAACTGCAGGAGATCACCCAGTGCAAGTCATCTGAAGAGAAGAAACCTGGGGAACTCAAG cGTCGAGTGGAGAGTAGACGGCAGCAAATTGCAGGGGAGTTTGAGGAATTACATCGAAGGCTGGAAGAAGAACAACAGCTTCTACTCTCTCgactggaggaggaggagcaagATATTCTGCAGAGGCTTCGGGAAAATGCTGCCCAGCTTGGGGAGCAACGTCGAGACCTTGCCCGCCTTGCTGCTGAGATAGAGGGCAAGTGCCTACAGTCAGGTTTTGAGATGCTCAAG GATGTCAAAAGCACACTGGAAAA aTGTGAGAAGGTGAAGACCATGGAGGTGACCTCGGTCTCCATTGAGCTGGAAAAGAACTTCAGCAGCTTTCCCCGACAGTACTTTGCCCTAAGGAAGATCCTTAAACAGCTGATGG CGGATGTGATCCTGGACCCAGAGACAGCTCACCCTAACCTAGTCCTATCAGAGGACCGAAAAAGTGTCAAGTTTGTGGAAACTCGGCTTCGGGACTTACCTGATACACCTCGGCGCTTTACCTTTTACCCCTGTGTCCTGGCCACAGAGGGCTTCACCTCAGGTCGTCACTACTGGGAGGTGGAGGTGGGTGATAAGACCCACTGGGCAGTAGGTGTGTGCCAGGACTCTGTGAGCAGAAAAGGCGAGCTAACTCCACTACCTGAGACAGGATACTGGAGGGTGCGACTGTGGAATGGGGACAAATATGCAGCCACGACCTCACCTTTCACCCCTCTCTGCATAAAAGTGAAACCCAAGCGGGTGGGTGTATTCCTGGACTATGAGGCTGGCACATTGTCTTTCTACAATGTCACTGACCGCTCCCACATCTATACTTTTACTGATACCTTCACTGAAAAACTCTGGCCACTCTTCTACCCGGGTATCCGAGCAGGGCGAAAGAATGCAGCACCTCTTACCATTCGGCCTCCTACAGATTGGGAATGA
- the TRIM39 gene encoding E3 ubiquitin-protein ligase TRIM39 isoform X1 — protein sequence MADTGLIEAGASAASAATALENLQVEASCSVCLEYLKEPVIIECGHNFCRACITRWWEELERDFPCPVCRKTSRYRSLRPNRQLGNMVEIAKQLQAVKRKTRDESLCPQHHEALNLFCCEDQEPVCLVCEISHAHRAHTIVPLDDAAQEYKEKLQKCLEPLEQKLQEITQCKSSEEKKPGELKRRVESRRQQIAGEFEELHRRLEEEQQLLLSRLEEEEQDILQRLRENAAQLGEQRRDLARLAAEIEGKCLQSGFEMLKDVKSTLEKCEKVKTMEVTSVSIELEKNFSSFPRQYFALRKILKQLMADVILDPETAHPNLVLSEDRKSVKFVETRLRDLPDTPRRFTFYPCVLATEGFTSGRHYWEVEVGDKTHWAVGVCQDSVSRKGELTPLPETGYWRVRLWNGDKYAATTSPFTPLCIKVKPKRVGVFLDYEAGTLSFYNVTDRSHIYTFTDTFTEKLWPLFYPGIRAGRKNAAPLTIRPPTDWE from the exons ATGGCAGACACAGGCCTGATTGAGGCAGGGGCCTCAGCAGCCTCAGCAGCTACAGCTCTGGAGAACTTACAGGTAGAGGCAAGCTGCTCAGTGTGCCTGGAGTACCTGAAGGAGCCTGTCATCATTGAATGTGGGCACAATTTCTGCCGGGCTTGCATAACCCGTTGGTGGGAAGAACTGGAAAGAGACTTCCCCTGCCCTGTTTGCCGCAAGACATCACGCTATCGAAGCCTCCGACCCAATAGGCAACTGGGTAACATGGTGGAAATCGCCAAACAGCTACAAGCCGTCAAGCGGAAGACCCGAGAtgagagtctctgccctcagcaCCATGAAGCCCTTAACCTCTTTTGCTGTGAGGACCAGGAACCTGTATGCTTGGTGTGCGAGATCTCCCATGCCCACCGGGCTCACACCATCGTGCCACTGGATGATGCTGCACAGGAGTACAAG GAGAAGCTGCAAAAGTGTCTGGAGCCCCTGGAGCAGAAACTGCAGGAGATCACCCAGTGCAAGTCATCTGAAGAGAAGAAACCTGGGGAACTCAAG cGTCGAGTGGAGAGTAGACGGCAGCAAATTGCAGGGGAGTTTGAGGAATTACATCGAAGGCTGGAAGAAGAACAACAGCTTCTACTCTCTCgactggaggaggaggagcaagATATTCTGCAGAGGCTTCGGGAAAATGCTGCCCAGCTTGGGGAGCAACGTCGAGACCTTGCCCGCCTTGCTGCTGAGATAGAGGGCAAGTGCCTACAGTCAGGTTTTGAGATGCTCAAG GATGTCAAAAGCACACTGGAAAA aTGTGAGAAGGTGAAGACCATGGAGGTGACCTCGGTCTCCATTGAGCTGGAAAAGAACTTCAGCAGCTTTCCCCGACAGTACTTTGCCCTAAGGAAGATCCTTAAACAGCTGATGG CGGATGTGATCCTGGACCCAGAGACAGCTCACCCTAACCTAGTCCTATCAGAGGACCGAAAAAGTGTCAAGTTTGTGGAAACTCGGCTTCGGGACTTACCTGATACACCTCGGCGCTTTACCTTTTACCCCTGTGTCCTGGCCACAGAGGGCTTCACCTCAGGTCGTCACTACTGGGAGGTGGAGGTGGGTGATAAGACCCACTGGGCAGTAGGTGTGTGCCAGGACTCTGTGAGCAGAAAAGGCGAGCTAACTCCACTACCTGAGACAGGATACTGGAGGGTGCGACTGTGGAATGGGGACAAATATGCAGCCACGACCTCACCTTTCACCCCTCTCTGCATAAAAGTGAAACCCAAGCGGGTGGGTGTATTCCTGGACTATGAGGCTGGCACATTGTCTTTCTACAATGTCACTGACCGCTCCCACATCTATACTTTTACTGATACCTTCACTGAAAAACTCTGGCCACTCTTCTACCCGGGTATCCGAGCAGGGCGAAAGAATGCAGCACCTCTTACCATTCGGCCTCCTACAGATTGGGAATGA